A region of Lycium barbarum isolate Lr01 chromosome 3, ASM1917538v2, whole genome shotgun sequence DNA encodes the following proteins:
- the LOC132631570 gene encoding pentatricopeptide repeat-containing protein CRR2, chloroplastic produces the protein MWTLQTPLSLQPYLLPLNFLHQKNPFPSCYSYRPISIAFCHSTTNTNIVTKPTNFCNNYNDSIQSLCKKGQLKEAIQLLFQEPNPAQRTYELLILSCSKKRSLSDALTVQSKLIDDGFEQDSFLATKLMIMFSELDSIDRVRQVFDKMSNRTIFVWNAFFRALTLAGHGVEVLEFYREMNRVGMVSDRFTYTYVLKACVACESSVSLLEKGKEIHGHLLRHGYESYVHIMTTLIDVYARFGCVGNASSVFSEMPEKNLVSWSAMIGCYAKNGKTLDALEVFREMMNYDLLPNSVTMVSVIRACAALAALEQGKILHGYILRKGLDSILPVLSSLVTMYARCGALELGRRVFDLMDKRDVVAWNSMISSYGIHGFGAKAIETFREMIQHGVSPSPISFVSVLGACSHAGLVAKGKQLFDSMSKEHKMYPSVEHYACMVDLLGRANQLEEAAIIIQDMCIEPGPKVWGSLLGSCRIHCNVELAERASRRLFELEPTNAGNYVLLADIYAEARMWDEVKQVRKLLEAKGLRKVSGCSWIEVKRKVYSIQSVDEINMHVEQSHALLLKLSTEMKQNGYVPDTRIVLYDLEEEEKERILLGHSEKLAVAFGLINSSKGETIRISKNLRLCEDCHSFTKLISKYTNREILVRDINRFHHFKDGVCSCGDYW, from the coding sequence ATGTGGACACTTCAAACGCCTCTATCTCTTCAACCGTACCTTCTTCCCTTAAACTTTTTACACCAAAAAAATCCCTTCCCTTCTTGTTATTCATATCGCCCCATCTCTATCGCCTTTTGCCACTCTACAACTAACACCAACATTGTCACCAAACCCACAAATTTTTGCAATAATTATAACGATTCTATTCAATCTTTATGCAAAAAAGGACAGCTTAAAGAAGCCATTCAACTCCTTTTCCAAGAACCCAATCCCGCTCAACGTACTTACGAGTTGCTCATCCTCTCTTGCTCAAAGAAGCGCTCTCTCTCTGATGCTTTAACTGTTCAAAGTAAACTTATTGATGATGGGTTCGAACAAGATTCATTTTTGGCTACTAAACTTATGATTATGTTCTCCGAATTGGATTCTATTGATCGTGTCCGCcaggtgtttgataaaatgtccAACCGAACTATCTTCGTTTGGAACGCGTTTTTTCGGGCGTTGACATTAGCTGGCCATGGTGTAGAGGTTTTGGAGTTTTATAGAGAGATGAATCGCGTTGGAATGGTGTCGGATAGGTTCACGTATACGTACGTGTTGAAAGCTTGTGTTGCTTGTGAATCATCGGTTTCATTGCTCGAGAAGGGGAAGGAAATTCACGGGCACTTATTGAGACATGGTTATGAGAGTTATGTACATATTATGACGACGTTAATTGATGTGTATGCGAGGTTTGGTTGCGTAGGCAATGCGAGTAGTGTGTTCTCTGAGATGCCGGAGAAAAATTTGGTTTCTTGGAGTGCAATGATTGGCTGTTATGCGAAGAACGGAAAAACTCTTGACGCGTTGGAGGTTTTTCGTGAGATGATGAACTATGATTTGTTGCCGAATTCAGTGACGATGGTTAGTGTTATTCGAGCTTGTGCTGCACTGGCTGCATTAGAGCAAGGGAAGATATTACACGGATATATACTTAGAAAAGGGCTCGACTCTATTTTGCCCGTTTTGAGTTCCCTTGTGACGATGTATGCAAGGTGTGGTGCTCTAGAATTAGGACGAAGAGTTTTTGATCTCATGGACAAGAGGGATGTTGTTGCATGGAATTCCATGATTTCAAGCTATGGTATACATGGATTTGGGGCCAAAGCAATTGAAACTTTTAGAGAAATGATTCAACATGGAGTGTCACCAAGTCCAATATCATTCGTAAGTGTGTTGGGAGCTTGCAGTCATGCAGGGCTTGTTGCGAAGGGCAAACAATTGTTTGATTCAATGTCGAAAGAACATAAGATGTACCCTAGTGTGGAGCACTATGCTTGCATGGTTGATCTTCTTGGAAGAGCCAATCAGTTAGAAGAAGCAGCTATAATCATACAAGATATGTGCATTGAACCAGGACCCAAAGTTTGGGGTTCTCTTCTTGGATCATGTAGGATTCATTGTAATGTTGAACTTGCAGAGAGGGCAAGCAGAAGGTTGTTCGAGCTTGAACCCACAAATGCTGGGAATTATGTACTTTTGGCTGATATCTATGCAGAAGCTAGGATGTGGGATGAGGTAAAACAAGTAAGGAAGCTTTTGGAAGCCAAAGGATTGCGCAAAGTGTCTGGTTGCAGCTGGATTGAAGTAAAGAGGAAAGTCTACTCTATCCAGTCAGTTGACGAAATTAACATGCACGTTGAGCAAAGTCATGCATTGTTGCTAAAACTATCTACGGAAATGAAACAGAATGGGTATGTGCCGGACACAAGAATCGTGCTGTATGATCTTGAAGAAGAGGAGAAAGAACGTATTTTGTTAGGTCACAGTGAGAAATTAGCAGTTGCCTTTGGGTTGATAAATAGCAGTAAAGGAGAGACTATAAGGATTAGTAAGAACTTGAGGTTATGTGAAGACTGTCACTCCTTCACGAAGCTCATTTCAAAATATACAAATAGAGAAATTCTAGTCAGAGACATCAACCGATTTCACCATTTCAAGGATGGGGTTTGTTCATGTGGAGATTATTGGTAA
- the LOC132631571 gene encoding 18.2 kDa class I heat shock protein-like yields MSLIPSFFGGRRRNIFDPFSLDVWDPFGGFQIANVPWSSAHKTSAFANARIDWKENPEAHIFKVDVSGIKNEEVKVEVEEGRVLQISGKRSREQEKKNDQWHRMERSSGKFLRRIKLPENVKMGEIKAAMDNGVLTVTVPKEVVKKPEVKAIDISG; encoded by the coding sequence ATGTCTCTGATTCCAAGCTTCTTTGGCGGTCGTAGGAGAAACATCTTCGACCCATTTTCACTCGACGTATGGGATCCATTCGGGGGCTTTCAAATTGCCAATGTCCCATGGTCCTCTGCTCACAAAACCTCTGCTTTTGCAAATGCAAGAATTGATTGGAAAGAAAATCCAGAAGCCCATATCTTCAAAGTGGATGTTTCGGGTATTAAGAACGaggaagtgaaagttgaagttGAAGAAGGAAGAGTTTTGCAGATTAGCGGTAAGAGGAGCAGAGAGCAAGAGAAGAAGAACGATCAATGGCACCGTATGGAGAGGAGTAGTGGCAAGTTTTTAAGAAGGATCAAGTTGCCTGAGAATGTAAAAATGGGGGAAATTAAGGCAGCTatggacaatggagtgctcacTGTGACTGTCCCGAAAGAAGTGGTGAAGAAGCCTGAGGTTAAGGCTATTGACATCTCTGGTTAA